In Candidatus Hydrogenedentota bacterium, one DNA window encodes the following:
- the rsgA gene encoding GTPase RsgA, which translates to MKRKNLDKKKRAAVREKDWERHGDTAFSHDLARHRRAMARLPETAISAGQDALPADFTPNAVVIAHAKKWVFVQLTGELTGQPRERICLIDERLHEGEDSLIAPGDRVYVEFEGEDAFVRGVAPRTSALGRPAGAHDRLKRQVLAANVDQLVIVAALVHPRFRPGLVDRYLITAETGGVQPLLVLNKADLAEGEVEELAIYLDLGVTVVRTSCVTGEGLDTLRTLLAGKTSVFSGHSGVGKTSL; encoded by the coding sequence ATGAAACGCAAGAACCTGGACAAGAAAAAGCGCGCCGCGGTGCGGGAGAAGGACTGGGAACGCCACGGCGACACGGCGTTTTCCCATGATCTGGCCCGCCACCGCCGCGCCATGGCCAGGCTCCCGGAGACCGCCATCTCCGCCGGGCAGGACGCGCTGCCGGCGGACTTCACCCCGAACGCCGTGGTCATCGCGCACGCGAAGAAGTGGGTCTTTGTGCAGCTCACGGGGGAGCTTACGGGACAGCCCCGGGAACGCATCTGCCTCATTGACGAGCGCCTGCACGAGGGGGAGGACTCCCTGATCGCCCCCGGGGACCGGGTCTATGTGGAGTTTGAGGGGGAGGACGCCTTTGTCCGCGGGGTCGCCCCGAGAACGTCGGCGCTGGGGCGTCCGGCGGGCGCGCACGACCGGCTCAAGCGCCAGGTGCTCGCGGCCAATGTGGACCAGCTCGTGATCGTGGCCGCCCTGGTCCATCCGCGGTTCCGGCCGGGATTGGTGGACCGCTACCTGATCACGGCGGAGACCGGCGGCGTGCAACCCCTGCTGGTGCTGAACAAGGCGGACCTCGCGGAGGGGGAGGTGGAGGAGCTGGCCATCTACCTCGACCTGGGCGTGACGGTGGTCCGCACGAGTTGCGTGACCGGCGAGGGGCTCGACACGCTCCGCACGCTGCTGGCGGGGAAGACCTCGGTCTTCTCCGGACACAGCGGCGTGGGGAAAACCTCGCT